A single genomic interval of Streptomyces sp. NBC_00663 harbors:
- the vanR-Sc gene encoding VanSc-type vancomycin resistance response regulator transcription factor VanR: protein MRVLIVEDEPFMAEAIRDGLRLEAIAADIAGDGDTALELLSVNAYDIAVLDRDIPGPSGDEVAKRIVASGSGMPILMLTAADRLDDKASGFELGADDYLTKPFELRELALRLRALDRRRAHSRPPVREIAGLRLDPFRREVYRDGRFVALTRKQFAVLEVLVAAEGGVVSAEELLERAWDENADPFTNAVRITVSALRKRLGEPWVIATVAGVGYRIEGEGRG, encoded by the coding sequence ATGCGTGTGCTGATCGTCGAGGACGAACCCTTCATGGCGGAGGCCATCCGCGACGGACTCCGCCTCGAAGCGATCGCCGCCGACATCGCGGGAGACGGCGACACCGCCCTGGAACTGCTGAGCGTCAACGCGTACGACATCGCCGTCCTCGACCGTGACATCCCCGGACCGTCCGGTGACGAGGTCGCCAAGCGCATCGTGGCCTCCGGCAGCGGAATGCCGATCCTCATGCTCACCGCGGCCGACCGCCTCGACGACAAGGCCTCCGGCTTCGAACTCGGCGCCGACGACTACCTCACCAAGCCCTTCGAACTCCGCGAACTCGCGCTCCGCCTCAGGGCACTCGACCGCAGACGCGCCCACAGCAGGCCGCCCGTGCGGGAGATCGCGGGGCTGCGCCTCGACCCGTTCCGCAGAGAGGTCTACCGGGACGGCCGCTTCGTCGCCCTGACCCGCAAGCAGTTCGCCGTGCTCGAAGTCCTGGTCGCCGCCGAGGGCGGTGTCGTCAGCGCCGAGGAGCTCCTGGAGCGGGCGTGGGACGAGAACGCGGACCCGTTCACCAACGCCGTACGCATCACCGTCTCGGCGCTGCGCAAGCGGCTCGGCGAGCCGTGGGTCATCGCCACCGTGGCCGGTGTCGGCTACCGGATCGAGGGCGAGGGCCGTGGATAG